Proteins co-encoded in one Prescottella sp. R16 genomic window:
- a CDS encoding response regulator transcription factor, producing the protein MIRVALVDDQQLVRAGFRMVIDSQPDLEVVLESSDGAAAVSALACTPADVVLMDVQMPHMDGIEATRRLTARDDSPKVVVLTTFENDEYVLSAISAGASGFLLKDVPPEQLLDAIRTVYRGDAVIEARSTRKLLQHVGPMLGVALPSLPEDLTPREIEVLVEMAHGLSNTEIAAKLVVSEATVKTHVGRVLSKTGSRDRVQAVLYAFQVGLVRPQDLLGSD; encoded by the coding sequence ATGATTCGTGTGGCCCTCGTCGACGACCAGCAGCTCGTGCGCGCGGGGTTCCGCATGGTGATCGATTCGCAGCCCGACCTCGAGGTGGTTCTCGAATCGAGCGACGGAGCCGCAGCGGTTTCGGCACTGGCCTGCACTCCGGCCGATGTCGTGTTGATGGATGTGCAGATGCCGCACATGGACGGCATCGAGGCCACCCGCCGGCTCACCGCGCGTGACGACTCGCCGAAGGTGGTGGTGCTCACCACCTTCGAGAACGACGAGTACGTGCTGTCCGCGATCAGTGCCGGCGCGAGCGGCTTCCTCCTCAAGGACGTCCCGCCCGAGCAGCTCCTCGACGCGATCCGCACCGTGTACCGCGGTGACGCCGTCATCGAGGCCCGCTCCACTCGCAAGCTGCTGCAGCACGTGGGGCCGATGCTGGGTGTGGCTCTGCCGTCCTTGCCGGAGGACCTCACCCCACGGGAGATCGAGGTGCTCGTGGAAATGGCCCACGGGCTGTCCAACACCGAGATCGCCGCAAAGCTCGTCGTCTCCGAGGCGACCGTGAAAACCCATGTGGGACGGGTTCTCTCGAAGACCGGTTCGCGTGACCGGGTACAGGCCGTGCTGTACGCGTTCCAGGTGGGCCTGGTGCGGCCGCAGGATCTGCTCGGCTCCGATTGA
- a CDS encoding 5-(carboxyamino)imidazole ribonucleotide synthase produces MTPWCVVTGKSESESRPTPPRDLPTGMPVVTMIGGGQLARMTHQAAIELGQTLRVLAGSVDEPAAQVGPDIVLGSHTDLEALRKAAAGSNALTFDHEHVPTEHLDVLVSEGVNVQPPPQALVYAQDKLAMRRRLGEMGAPIPAFTEVTWAEDVVRFGAEHGWPVVIKAVRGGYDGRGVWITDDSDEAEQIVAQQLDQGVELMVEQAVDFTRELSAMVARSPFGQGASWPVVETVQVNGQCSVVLAPAPNLPAERAAEAEQLALRIASELGVVGAMAVELFETTAGDLIVNELAMRPHNSGHWTQDGARTSQFEQHLRAVLDYPLGDPSPIAPVTVMANVLGAPAAPEMSMDERLHHLFARMPDAKVHLYGKGERKDRKIGHVNIVGAASGSIDDPAYVAAVRERAERAAHWLSHAEWTDGYDEHTGATK; encoded by the coding sequence ATGACACCATGGTGTGTCGTGACCGGCAAATCCGAATCCGAATCCCGCCCCACCCCGCCGCGTGACCTCCCCACCGGGATGCCCGTGGTGACGATGATCGGCGGCGGTCAGCTCGCGCGCATGACCCATCAGGCCGCGATCGAGCTGGGACAGACCCTGCGGGTGCTCGCCGGCAGTGTCGACGAGCCCGCCGCGCAGGTCGGTCCGGACATCGTCCTCGGCAGCCACACCGACCTCGAGGCACTGCGCAAGGCCGCGGCCGGATCCAATGCGCTCACCTTCGACCACGAGCACGTTCCCACCGAGCACCTCGACGTACTGGTGTCCGAGGGCGTCAACGTCCAGCCGCCGCCGCAGGCGCTCGTGTACGCGCAGGACAAGCTGGCGATGCGTCGCAGGCTCGGCGAGATGGGCGCCCCGATCCCGGCGTTCACCGAGGTCACATGGGCCGAGGACGTCGTCCGGTTCGGTGCCGAACACGGCTGGCCGGTCGTGATCAAGGCAGTCCGCGGCGGCTACGACGGCCGCGGCGTGTGGATCACCGACGACTCCGACGAGGCCGAGCAGATCGTGGCGCAGCAGCTCGATCAGGGCGTCGAGCTGATGGTCGAGCAGGCCGTCGACTTCACCCGTGAACTGTCCGCGATGGTCGCCCGCTCCCCGTTCGGGCAGGGCGCGTCGTGGCCCGTCGTCGAAACCGTGCAGGTGAACGGGCAGTGCTCGGTCGTGCTGGCACCGGCCCCGAACCTGCCGGCCGAGCGGGCCGCCGAGGCCGAGCAGCTGGCACTGCGGATCGCGTCCGAGCTCGGCGTCGTCGGAGCGATGGCCGTCGAACTGTTCGAGACCACCGCCGGTGACCTGATCGTGAACGAGCTGGCGATGCGCCCCCACAACTCCGGCCACTGGACGCAGGACGGCGCCCGCACGTCACAGTTCGAGCAGCATCTGCGCGCGGTCCTGGACTACCCGCTCGGCGACCCGTCGCCGATCGCCCCGGTCACCGTGATGGCGAACGTGCTCGGCGCCCCCGCGGCACCCGAGATGAGCATGGACGAGCGCCTGCACCACCTGTTCGCGCGCATGCCCGACGCCAAGGTGCACCTGTACGGCAAGGGCGAGCGCAAGGACCGCAAGATCGGGCACGTGAACATCGTGGGTGCGGCGTCCGGCTCGATCGACGACCCGGCCTACGTGGCGGCCGTGCGGGAACGCGCGGAGCGGGCGGCGCACTGGCTGTCGCACGCCGAATGGACCGACGGATACGACGAGCACACGGGAGCGACCAAGTGA
- a CDS encoding ABC transporter ATP-binding protein, whose product MRIMVRARSLTKTYGAGDTAVHALRGVDVDFAAGAFTAIMGPSGSGKSTLMHCLAGLDTASAGTVEVGGTEITRLGDRALTELRRDRIGFVFQAFNLLPVLSAEENMLLPMRLAGSLPEQGWRDEVVRRLGLTDRLGHRPHELSGGQQQRVAVARALLPQPDVIFADEPTGNLDSRTGAEVLDLLRSSVRETGQTVVMVTHDPVAASYADRVVLIADGSIAGEIDRPTTDSVIETMRLLGADDLSRTH is encoded by the coding sequence ATGAGGATTATGGTGCGGGCGCGGAGCCTGACGAAGACCTACGGAGCCGGCGACACTGCCGTTCATGCCCTTCGAGGGGTGGACGTGGATTTCGCGGCGGGTGCGTTCACGGCGATCATGGGGCCGTCGGGCTCGGGAAAGTCGACGCTGATGCACTGCCTGGCCGGTCTCGACACCGCGTCTGCCGGGACCGTCGAGGTGGGCGGCACCGAGATCACCCGGTTGGGTGACAGGGCGCTCACCGAGCTGCGGCGGGACCGGATCGGGTTCGTGTTCCAGGCGTTCAACCTGCTGCCGGTGCTGTCGGCCGAGGAGAACATGTTGCTGCCCATGCGGTTGGCGGGAAGCCTGCCCGAACAGGGGTGGCGCGACGAGGTGGTGCGGCGCCTGGGTCTGACCGACCGGCTCGGACACCGCCCGCACGAATTGTCGGGTGGGCAGCAGCAGCGGGTCGCGGTGGCGCGGGCGCTGCTGCCACAGCCGGACGTGATCTTCGCGGACGAGCCGACGGGCAACCTCGACTCGCGGACCGGCGCGGAGGTGCTGGATCTGCTGCGGTCGAGCGTGCGCGAGACCGGGCAGACCGTGGTGATGGTGACCCACGATCCCGTCGCGGCGTCGTACGCGGACCGGGTGGTGCTGATCGCCGACGGCAGTATCGCCGGTGAGATCGACCGCCCCACCACCGATTCGGTGATCGAGACGATGCGTCTTCTCGGTGCCGACGACTTGAGCAGGACGCACTGA
- a CDS encoding sensor histidine kinase encodes MTPRPARSRLSERWYRWSAAHAVGIDRAEAALLTLFCLATAVDGGGAERVIISLGMTVPLAWRRSHTVISGFVVAAFAVAHLMVVSDLLMPSAIAVPVALYAFAAYAPRWSSYTALVVAILGAAAAGVEYFGYDGRTWQGAVANASLLVVFVIAVWAFGDLRRVRIQEVEGLSERARLLELERAQEAELAAIGERTRIAREMHDIVAHSLTVVIAQADGGRYGGAKDPQAALDALETIASTGRQALTDMRGLLSVLREDRPREFSALPGADDVGGLVEDLRRGGLAVDLEVSGERRDLPVGTGLTVYRIVQESLTNVLKHAGPGAHARVEMSWGERELDLVVTDDGRGGAAALVDASPGGQGVIGMKERAGLHGGALAAGPVAGGGYRVHGRLPYTAA; translated from the coding sequence GTGACGCCCCGTCCGGCGCGCTCTCGGCTGAGTGAACGCTGGTACCGATGGAGCGCCGCCCACGCCGTCGGAATCGACCGCGCCGAGGCGGCGCTCCTGACGTTGTTCTGTCTGGCCACCGCGGTCGACGGCGGAGGCGCCGAGCGGGTGATCATCTCGCTGGGTATGACGGTGCCGCTCGCGTGGCGCCGCTCGCACACGGTGATCTCCGGGTTCGTGGTGGCCGCGTTCGCGGTCGCGCACCTGATGGTCGTCTCGGATCTGCTGATGCCGAGCGCGATCGCGGTACCGGTCGCGTTGTACGCGTTCGCGGCGTATGCGCCCCGGTGGAGCAGCTACACCGCGCTGGTCGTCGCGATCCTGGGGGCGGCCGCGGCCGGCGTCGAATACTTCGGATACGACGGCCGTACCTGGCAGGGAGCGGTCGCCAACGCGAGCCTGCTGGTGGTGTTCGTCATCGCCGTGTGGGCGTTCGGCGATCTGCGCCGGGTCCGCATCCAGGAGGTGGAGGGACTCTCCGAACGCGCCCGGCTCCTCGAACTCGAACGCGCGCAGGAGGCCGAACTCGCCGCGATCGGTGAACGCACCCGCATCGCCCGCGAGATGCACGACATCGTCGCGCACTCGCTCACGGTCGTCATCGCCCAGGCCGACGGCGGACGCTACGGCGGTGCGAAGGATCCGCAGGCTGCGCTCGATGCCCTGGAGACGATCGCGTCGACGGGGCGGCAGGCCCTGACGGACATGCGGGGCCTGCTGTCGGTGCTGCGGGAGGACCGGCCGCGGGAGTTCTCGGCACTGCCCGGCGCCGACGACGTCGGCGGGCTCGTGGAGGACCTGCGGCGCGGGGGGCTCGCCGTCGACCTCGAGGTGTCCGGGGAGCGGCGGGACCTGCCGGTCGGAACCGGTCTCACCGTGTACCGGATCGTGCAGGAATCTCTCACGAACGTCCTCAAACACGCCGGCCCGGGCGCGCACGCCCGTGTCGAGATGTCGTGGGGTGAGCGGGAACTCGATCTCGTCGTCACCGACGACGGGCGCGGTGGGGCGGCGGCGCTGGTCGACGCGTCCCCCGGCGGGCAGGGCGTCATCGGCATGAAGGAGCGGGCCGGGTTGCACGGCGGCGCCCTCGCGGCCGGTCCGGTCGCCGGCGGCGGCTACCGGGTACACGGACGGCTGCCGTACACCGCCGCCTAG
- a CDS encoding GtrA family protein: MSFVDAALSRVPEPFRALVLRHHELVKFAIVGGTTMVFDLAIFYSLSLTVLEQKPVVAKILSGVMATILSYILNREWSFKHRGGRERHHEALLFFTISGIGVIIAAAPLWIANNIFDVRSSVSFTALMVIDFVLNYIIGNLLQMVFRFWSFRRWVFPEETGPETPERETV; the protein is encoded by the coding sequence GTGTCATTCGTCGACGCGGCGTTGAGCCGAGTTCCCGAGCCCTTCCGGGCCCTCGTCCTGCGCCACCACGAATTGGTCAAGTTCGCGATCGTGGGCGGCACGACCATGGTGTTCGACCTCGCGATCTTCTACTCGCTGAGCCTGACCGTCCTCGAACAGAAGCCGGTGGTCGCCAAGATCCTGTCCGGTGTGATGGCGACGATCCTGAGCTACATCCTCAACCGGGAGTGGTCGTTCAAGCATCGCGGCGGACGGGAACGCCACCACGAGGCGCTGCTGTTCTTCACGATCAGCGGTATCGGCGTGATCATCGCCGCCGCCCCGCTGTGGATCGCGAACAACATCTTCGACGTCCGTTCGTCGGTCAGTTTCACCGCGCTGATGGTCATCGACTTCGTCCTCAACTACATCATCGGCAACCTGCTGCAGATGGTGTTCCGGTTCTGGTCGTTCCGTCGCTGGGTGTTCCCCGAGGAGACCGGACCCGAGACGCCCGAACGCGAGACCGTCTGA
- the purE gene encoding 5-(carboxyamino)imidazole ribonucleotide mutase, whose amino-acid sequence MGSDSDWPTMEAAAEALAEFGVRFEVGVVSAHRTPQRMLDYAKDAAGRGIKVIIAGAGGAAHLPGMVASATPLPVIGVPVPLKYLDGMDSLLSIVQMPAGVPVATVSIGGARNAGLLAARILGASDPALQQRMADFQAGLEQMVLEKDAALRAKLLG is encoded by the coding sequence ATGGGCAGCGACTCGGACTGGCCGACGATGGAGGCCGCCGCCGAGGCCCTCGCCGAGTTCGGTGTCCGCTTCGAGGTGGGTGTCGTGTCGGCGCACCGCACCCCGCAGCGCATGCTCGACTACGCGAAGGACGCCGCCGGCCGAGGAATCAAGGTCATCATCGCCGGCGCCGGCGGGGCCGCCCACCTGCCCGGCATGGTCGCCTCGGCGACCCCGCTGCCGGTGATCGGCGTGCCCGTTCCGCTCAAGTACCTCGACGGCATGGATTCGCTGCTGTCGATCGTGCAGATGCCGGCCGGTGTCCCGGTCGCAACAGTCTCGATCGGCGGCGCCCGCAACGCGGGCCTGCTCGCGGCCCGCATCCTCGGCGCCTCGGATCCGGCCCTGCAGCAGCGGATGGCCGACTTCCAGGCCGGCCTCGAGCAGATGGTGCTGGAGAAGGACGCGGCGCTGCGCGCGAAGCTGCTCGGCTGA